From Xylanibacter oryzae DSM 17970, a single genomic window includes:
- a CDS encoding ABC transporter ATP-binding protein: protein MIDIKGIKKSFGPLQVLKGIDLHIDKGEVVSIVGPSGAGKTTLLQIIGTLDRPDSGTIVIDDIDVSKLSTKQLSEFRNQHIGFVFQFHQLLPEFTAIENIMIPAYIAGKSTGDAKKRALELLDFMGLSERAQHKPNELSGGEKQRVAVARALVNNPAVILADEPSGSLDSKNKQELHQLFFDLRDKFGQTFVIVTHDENLAHITDRTIKMRDGLLENETIVEDSGIASKKDSNVADNAIINNGELKTEEE from the coding sequence ATGATAGATATTAAAGGAATAAAAAAGAGTTTTGGTCCTCTTCAGGTCTTAAAAGGAATAGACCTGCATATAGATAAAGGTGAAGTGGTAAGTATTGTAGGACCGAGCGGTGCAGGCAAGACTACTCTCCTGCAAATTATCGGAACATTAGACAGACCGGACAGTGGTACTATCGTTATTGACGATATTGATGTCAGTAAACTAAGTACAAAGCAACTGTCTGAATTCCGTAATCAGCATATCGGTTTCGTGTTCCAGTTTCATCAGCTTCTACCTGAGTTTACTGCCATAGAAAACATCATGATACCTGCATATATCGCAGGAAAGTCTACAGGTGATGCAAAGAAAAGAGCACTAGAACTACTTGACTTTATGGGATTGTCTGAGCGAGCACAACACAAGCCTAACGAACTTTCAGGTGGCGAGAAGCAGCGCGTAGCTGTAGCTAGGGCACTTGTAAACAATCCGGCCGTGATTCTGGCAGACGAACCGTCAGGAAGCCTTGACTCTAAAAACAAACAAGAACTACACCAGCTATTTTTTGACTTGCGCGACAAGTTTGGACAGACATTTGTTATCGTAACACACGATGAGAATCTGGCTCATATCACTGACCGCACTATAAAAATGAGAGACGGACTGCTGGAAAATGAGACAATAGTGGAAGATTCAGGAATAGCTTCAAAAAAAGATTCGAATGTTGCCGACAACGCAATTATAAATAATGGAGAGTTAAAAACAGAGGAGGAATAA
- a CDS encoding cation:proton antiporter codes for MQNLPHYFPITDPTWIFFIVLCIILFAPILMGKLRIPHLIGMILAGVIVGPHGFNILAHDSSFELFGKVGLYYIVFLAGLEMNMSDFRKNRIRTSTHGILAFAIPMIIGFTLNTSLLKYGVLTSVLLASMYASHTLIAYPIVLRYGLSQHKSVTIAVGATAITDTLTLLVLAIVGGIFKGNITGMFWFLLIFKISLVFFIIIYFFPRIARHFFQRYDENVTQFIFVLAMTFLGAGLMEIIGMEGLLGAFLTGLVLNRYVPNISPLMNHVEFVGNALFIPYFLIGVGMLVNVNIIFSGLGTIKVACVMIAVALSSKWLASFATQKIFRMKSVERELIYGLSNAQAGATLAAVLVGYNIILPGGQRLLDDDVLNGTIILILVTCIFSSFTTERAAKKIALTKKNKRTEEKIGDDEKIIIPVAHYETAEELVKLGIMMRNSKLNRGIIGLNVVLDDLNISYNQEKGKKMLEHMEMTANAANVRMIVQSRIATNISNGISHAFKEYSASEIIIGMHDEDGSSKRAWGSITQNLYNEISRQIIAVRCIQPINTLRRIQVAVPKKAEFEPGFYRWLERLSRMAGNLNCRIQFHGSRDTLSLINEYILNRHNSVRADYVAFENWEDLPKLAINVNEDHLFVVITARKGTISYQPSFDGLPEQLNRFFRSNSLMVIFPDQYGAPQNIMTFSVMQQPLEQNAYKYIHKWFKKKLNAKI; via the coding sequence ATGCAAAACCTTCCGCATTATTTCCCGATTACAGACCCTACATGGATATTTTTTATTGTCCTGTGCATCATTTTGTTTGCACCTATCCTGATGGGGAAATTGCGCATACCTCATCTCATCGGTATGATACTGGCAGGAGTAATCGTAGGTCCGCACGGTTTTAACATCCTGGCACACGATAGTTCTTTCGAACTATTTGGCAAGGTGGGACTTTATTATATAGTGTTCCTGGCCGGTCTTGAGATGAACATGAGTGATTTCAGAAAGAACCGTATCAGGACGTCGACGCATGGCATTCTGGCTTTTGCGATACCAATGATTATCGGTTTTACGCTCAACACATCGCTATTGAAGTATGGTGTTCTGACGTCTGTACTATTGGCTAGTATGTATGCTTCGCATACGCTTATCGCTTATCCTATTGTTCTGAGATACGGACTTTCTCAGCATAAGAGTGTCACTATTGCGGTAGGAGCTACGGCCATAACAGATACGTTGACATTGCTTGTTCTGGCTATTGTGGGTGGAATTTTCAAGGGTAATATTACCGGCATGTTCTGGTTCTTGTTGATATTCAAGATTAGTCTTGTCTTTTTTATCATCATATATTTTTTCCCGAGGATAGCGAGACATTTCTTTCAGAGATATGATGAGAATGTCACTCAGTTCATTTTCGTTCTTGCCATGACTTTCCTTGGCGCGGGACTGATGGAGATTATAGGCATGGAGGGATTACTAGGTGCCTTCCTTACCGGACTTGTCCTGAACAGGTATGTTCCTAATATATCGCCGTTGATGAATCACGTAGAGTTTGTCGGCAATGCTCTCTTCATTCCTTATTTCCTTATCGGTGTAGGTATGCTGGTCAATGTGAATATCATTTTCAGTGGTCTGGGAACTATCAAAGTGGCATGTGTCATGATTGCTGTAGCTCTCTCAAGCAAGTGGCTTGCGTCTTTCGCTACACAGAAGATATTCAGAATGAAGAGTGTGGAGCGTGAATTGATATACGGTCTGAGTAACGCACAGGCCGGTGCGACACTTGCCGCAGTGCTTGTAGGATACAATATCATACTTCCCGGCGGACAGAGGCTCCTTGATGATGATGTACTTAACGGTACCATCATACTGATACTCGTTACATGTATATTCAGTTCGTTCACAACCGAACGCGCTGCTAAGAAGATAGCATTGACTAAAAAGAATAAACGCACAGAAGAGAAAATAGGTGATGATGAGAAAATCATCATACCGGTAGCACATTATGAGACGGCCGAGGAACTGGTAAAATTGGGCATAATGATGCGCAATTCCAAGTTGAACAGGGGTATTATAGGTCTTAATGTAGTGCTCGATGACCTTAACATATCCTACAATCAGGAGAAAGGCAAAAAGATGCTTGAGCACATGGAGATGACAGCCAATGCCGCCAATGTCAGGATGATTGTACAGAGCCGGATAGCAACAAATATAAGCAATGGCATATCGCATGCTTTCAAAGAATATTCAGCTTCAGAGATAATAATAGGTATGCACGATGAAGATGGTTCATCTAAGAGGGCCTGGGGCAGTATCACTCAGAATCTGTACAACGAAATATCGCGACAGATTATAGCGGTGAGATGCATCCAACCTATCAATACCCTTAGACGTATACAGGTGGCTGTGCCGAAGAAAGCGGAATTCGAACCCGGATTCTACAGATGGCTGGAACGCCTCAGCAGGATGGCGGGCAACCTGAATTGCAGGATACAATTCCACGGCAGTCGTGATACTCTTTCTCTTATAAATGAGTACATATTAAACCGGCATAATAGCGTAAGGGCCGATTATGTAGCTTTTGAGAATTGGGAAGATCTGCCCAAGTTGGCTATCAACGTGAATGAAGACCATCTCTTCGTTGTTATTACCGCAAGAAAGGGCACGATATCATATCAACCATCATTCGATGGCCTGCCGGAACAGTTGAACAGATTCTTCAGAAGTAATAGTCTCATGGTGATATTCCCCGACCAATATGGCGCGCCACAGAATATTATGACATTCTCTGTTATGCAGCAACCACTAGAACAGAATGCATATAAATATATTCATAAGTGGTTTAAGAAAAAGTTGAATGCTAAAATATAA
- a CDS encoding aspartate-semialdehyde dehydrogenase, whose translation MRVAIVGASGAVGQEFLRVLAERNFPMDDLVLFGSERSAGRKYSFKGKDYEVKLLQHNDDFKGIDVAFVSAGGGTSKDYAETITKYGAVMIDNSSAFRMENDVPLVVPEVNAEDALNRPRGIIANPNCTTIMMVVVLQPLEKLSHIKRIHIASYQSASGAGAAAMAELQQQYEEIVDNKPVTVKKFPHQLAYNVIPQIDVFTDNGYTKEEMKMFNETRKIMHSDVKCSAMCVRVSSLRAHSESVWIETERPISVEEAQKAIASAQGVTLEDDPKNLVYPMPLDTAGKDDVYVGRVRKDLADENGLTFWLSGDQIRKGAALNAVQIAEYLIKVGNIK comes from the coding sequence ATGAGAGTAGCAATTGTTGGAGCAAGTGGCGCAGTAGGACAAGAGTTCCTTCGCGTTCTAGCTGAGAGAAATTTCCCTATGGATGATTTAGTTCTTTTTGGTTCTGAGCGTAGCGCAGGACGAAAATATAGCTTTAAGGGAAAAGACTACGAAGTCAAACTTTTGCAGCATAATGACGATTTCAAGGGTATAGACGTTGCGTTTGTATCTGCTGGTGGAGGCACTTCTAAGGATTATGCTGAAACCATCACTAAATACGGAGCTGTTATGATAGACAACTCAAGTGCTTTTCGTATGGAGAATGATGTGCCATTGGTAGTGCCTGAGGTAAATGCCGAAGATGCCTTGAATCGTCCGCGTGGTATTATTGCCAATCCTAATTGTACTACAATCATGATGGTAGTGGTATTGCAACCATTAGAGAAACTAAGTCATATCAAGCGCATACATATCGCAAGTTATCAGAGTGCCAGTGGTGCAGGTGCGGCAGCTATGGCTGAACTGCAGCAGCAATATGAAGAGATTGTAGACAATAAACCTGTAACTGTGAAGAAATTTCCTCATCAGTTGGCTTACAACGTAATCCCTCAGATAGATGTCTTTACAGATAATGGTTACACGAAAGAAGAGATGAAAATGTTTAATGAGACACGTAAGATCATGCACAGTGATGTGAAATGCTCTGCTATGTGTGTGCGTGTATCTTCACTCCGTGCTCATTCTGAGAGCGTATGGATAGAGACTGAACGTCCTATCAGCGTAGAAGAAGCACAGAAAGCAATCGCTTCGGCTCAAGGTGTGACATTAGAAGACGATCCTAAGAATCTTGTATATCCTATGCCTCTGGATACAGCCGGTAAAGATGATGTATATGTTGGTCGTGTAAGAAAAGACCTTGCAGACGAAAACGGACTCACTTTCTGGTTGAGTGGCGATCAGATACGTAAGGGCGCTGCTCTCAATGCAGTGCAGATAGCCGAATACCTCATCAAGGTTGGTAATATCAAATAG